The Periplaneta americana isolate PAMFEO1 chromosome 1, P.americana_PAMFEO1_priV1, whole genome shotgun sequence DNA segment ATTATTCAATGTTTCTATCCAATTATAATTTGCGAGTTACTTCATTAAATCctaatgtaacatatttcacatttcGATTGTGTTCAGGTAAagagagataagtcataaaaatgagttttgagttaaatgaaaattaaacattggACCCTTACTGCAAATaatattctacacaaataaaacacagctAATGCTAGTATTCTTgtgtgtgttttctttttttttgcacacccacttgtgtATTCCCCTGAGGAATACAACTCCATGTACATAAAAAATGAACACCATCGATTTCATACAAGTATTGGGTTAAGTGCTACAGGTATACAAAAATACACACATATAAAGTGAGTCAGCACAGCGATAGACATATTTAACATCATAACTCCTTAATCTGACTTTGCAGACCACAAGTTTCTTGTCCCAAAATAATGAGTAGAGAATtcctatttcttatttaatttttgcacacTTTACTGAATCACCATGCGTATCTTAACATCTATAATATTGATTACATTTCTCTTTCCTCTATTACAGACAGTACCAGTACCTAATTCGAAAAGTTTTTACGTGCATCGATATGCTTCAATGtcggtatattattttatattaaaaatattttcggtCTGTATGGTTACCAATAACATTAgcttacatattataataaaaagtaagaaaattgaaattttcccaCTTTTGTTGGTGGAATTTTCATCACTTTTCATTTTTCATGTAAGTCCTTCAACTTCATCGATATTGTTttttcgaaagctgaaagaaataataattgtaacaaattaAGGTACATAACTTTTGCTGCAGACATCCTGCAAACTTATACTCTCGTAACTTTATGGCAGATATGAAATGAGAGCGATACAGCAGTAAACTTTTAATTCTTTACGTTATAGACTATTTCATTGTTTCCACATAAACCCTTGGGCTCTAATGAAGGCAATTACTAGtttttatgcttataaattgtaCTTCATGATAGTGTGTTCTAAAATATTAAAGATAACATTTCATTTGTTAGTTTAAAACGATTCCAACATCAGTGACTAGTGGTCCACATTATTGCAAACGGAAACACATTTACAATAGGCCTGTATATTTTTAGTGATTGGGATTGCAAAAGCACGGCCTACAGATTCTTTTTGGCTTGGAGACTTTCCAGCAATGTCTTATATTTACCTTCTACATTCAGTGAATCATTGAtaggtaaaaaattatttatgtggtGCTTTGCAAATCAAATATGTTTTACAACAGTTCTGCCCTTATTTTGTGCTACTAGTCATATGTCTCTCTATAGTCTTCCTTTACTACTCAAAATGACAGagtaaattacataatttaatgtaAATGCAAATAGAAGATGAATTCTCCTTTTCTCCATTGCACACGAAAGAAAATTCTTATAAACTCATTAACCACTATAACCACTTTTATTAATAAACTGCATGTTTTGTATTATAagtttcattaatatattatcaaTTGGCAAAAATGGGTCTTTGTATATTgagtacaaaaatattaatacttactGGTGTTTTATTAaggatattttgaaaatattagtgttttatgtttttttatatttatacataatggtgtttcattaattattattatatgttagaaTATTAATAGTTATTTTTGTTGTATGATGACATCctttaaacattaatttctttatattgtTCTTCTAGTATAATGATTTATGTTCAAATATGAatagttattgttgttgtgtGATCACATCTTTATAAGTGCAACTATCATATAATAATGATAGCTGTTGAGACACGAGTTCTCATTTCACTTGCATTGAAAACCACACGAGTGACTTAATAGCCACTATAATATGACAGTTACAACTGTTTTTCTACGATCTGTAGCAAggttaaacaaaaattaattaacccatataaaaaattaatgtttaggctacatacatactttacctctgattgaagttctggctgatatgtatatctattatcaggcagtacatctcacttgacgatgtgtgtcagaggaagaacaatttgtttgtatgcatctgaagtctgattagtgaaatatgtagttaatcggcgatgtatgcattggaggggtaaaggaactggccaccctaccccattatctcctggtctagttgcctcatgagtgatgccaccttattggtattacttatgtggttcaaacctgtcttcgaacagttgttCAAACAACAATACATACTTCTTTATATTGACAGTATGAAAGTATGAAAAAGGTTTCAGCacaatctagtacatacagtcacgaagctcaatatgtggtaaatatgcatccacagatagttgctaaccactaggttcattactatcgcctcatcacagacaatgcgaaatagtacctgcacagtctattgttcctagtaccctcaactcaagcttcgtgactgtacagtatgtactagactgtagtTTTAGATAGTGGGAAACAAAACATTGAGGTTTGAGACAGTAggaaacaaaagaatgcaagTGATTCTTATTTGAAGTTCCTATTGGTaggtacaaaaataaataaatgaaataatagttccctttttttgtaagttttaaccactgcctgctggatcacatcctatacctgtgtaaactgcctgctcaatcaaagttattttactGCTAGGTGGCAGTGCCCACagttattaacattatcagtaaacGCAAAGTCattacctgccacctagcggctgtTCGCACATAACTGTTGATTGGGAAGGCAATATacgcagccataggatgtgatccagcaggcagtggttttaACATTAACTGAAATATAAGAATTATTCGATAGTGCCTGATTCAAGTAATTctaataaaacagaaataatggAGGAAGCTGTAAAAGTGAGCAATACTTTATTACCTGCAAAATCAAAGAACTTATATGAATATGCATATGGGCTGTCAGGGCTGGGCTGTATTTGAAATAccgtacatttgtattttgtattttgtaatttgtaaggattttcgaaagtattttgtattttgtatttaaatacataaaattgatgtattttgcatttgaaatactcaaaatacttttctcttcttcttgttcttcaagttttgggtttggatttgaagaatgaacttttgtcttatttgcctacccatttcagttgtgttagccatacacttagttttcttgccacaactgatttccttaatgccataaagaaatctccaacagcatcaaggatccatcgcccaacacttgctaaatgtttagcATTATGGAATGTGTCTAGGAGATTcaaatactcagaaattatatcagatgtcttgaaatattcattaaagtttacttgcccaactcgatggaattctctttatgactcaatctctcaaatattgcaattcaagcATGATATAaccagtatatgtgaaaaactgggattgccaaccttaaAAGATGTtcagtttcagtaccttgaagaatattgtgcagttctgaaacccattgccgtagcccttaATTTAACGCAAAATGAaaagacgtgctattacggccaacttttgtccacattaatttcccttaaaaacagattacatattctgttacctagtaatctacgccatctattccaggtaactccaatcctaataagttcaaTCTTCATCTTGcaatgtttggtgacgtatacacgtccgttgatgtgacatattaatgaatttaaattcattaataagttcactttcatcaagatttaaagcgatgtttgatctgatcccagaagaaaattgagctgttttggcagcttgctccacccatcattgaagatgagatggctacctgacattGCCTCACTAAATGATAAGAAGAGaacacagaatatgtgtgtgaaatcagctgagcagttgtctGCTACATCTTTGGTTAGTTCAGATGATgaagacaatgaaaacaatttgtatgttttcaactcaagtaaaacagactttgaaaagcaaaaagaaaagaacttgtctgctgtggagtatgagctcatacaattcttcaatggcaaagggacaacgcTGTggactctagagaattacccaacagtgaaacaagcttttataaagtataatacaagtttgtgtttctCTGTGCCTGtggaaagactgttctgttttgcaggatttattcattcataagcaaggggatccttatcttatGAAAATTTGAGGAACTGGTgttttgaaagggagcagtaattattcatatgtagcataatttcattgatgactcggaaaaggaagaatgttcagttacagtgtttatataaaacttcgaggtaaaaatacttttaatattaatataattttttagattttcagtacggtaatatttctttaggcctatatattgtaacgagtaagtatttgaaatacaaatgtattttggttaattttttaaaagtattttgtatttatatttcaaatacaattatttgaagtaatttgtatttgtatttgaaatacttggatgtcagtattttgcccagccctgtggGCTGTCCATGGATTGCAGAagaatgaaaaatgtttaatcaatttCAGAGAACATTCAGCTAGTTTACTTTCAAGAATTGTTACAAACAATGAAATCACCAACActatggacaaattatttgataccGGTATTCAAATCTACACTGAATTTTAAACATTGGGTTGATATATCCAAGCATTTAACATCTTGAAATCAATGGTATTCATTGAAATAAGAAATCCGTATCGAAATCAATGTCATAATGTATAATGATTTATGTTAAAATAGTTATTGTTGTAAATCATATCTTTAAGCGttaatttacttatattattgttatataatgatttatgttaaaatattaatagttactGATGTTTAGTACATTAGCCCTTTTGGTGTGTtgcaatatacagtacataatatcttaataatataaatacataatggTGTTTCACATCTTTCGCAGGTAGAATGGTGAGTGCTTCTCCTATTTCCACTCTATGGTCTCAGGAGCAAACTGTTCCTGGTCCCATGGTTCAGCTGTTGCTACTGCAAATTGCTCAGCTTCTTCAAAATGATTCATGCAGTTCTGACCAAATCTACTACACTGCACAGTACCGCACTTTGGAGAAGGAAAGGCAAGCACGTAACTTGAATCGAAACCGCTGTGAAATGCTGGAGTCACAGTTGAGAACCATGCTAAAAAAACAGCGTTGCTACTCGTCAGGGTACAATGACGTCATAGTAAGTTCCTCATTGCGATATAATTTGCATGTCAAAAATtccatataatttatttaataataataataataataataataataataataataataataataataataataataataataataataatatgctgttTCTACGACACAGTAGTTATTCTTCACTCAAACAAATTTTGCTATTCCACAAAGCTCTATCACCAGCATCTTCTTCAACAAGATCTTTTCTTGTCATACTCCTTCTGACGCCATCCATCTATTATTCTCTCGATTTTCCTCTTTTCCTCCTTCCCTCTGCAGTCCACTCCAGcattgttttcagtattcttCCACAATTTTCATACTCTTCACGTGTCCAAACtattttaatcttctttcttACATTTCTTCAGTAACATTATATTCTACCTCCATAATTTCTCtaatttttcccttttctccatTTTCTCCCTGCTCTCAGCCAAAAGTCCATTTTAGTAGATAGTAGTCAATAATTTCTTTCCATGTAAGCTATTCTATCTTAGATtttaaaaggcatatgacttggttaagagagaagttttatataatattcttactgaatttgttattcccaagaaactagtttgattaattaaaatgtgcttcagtgaaatgtacagcagagtccgtttaggccagcttctgtctgatgcttttccaattcactgttggctaaagcaaggagatgtactattaCCTTcagtttttaactttgctctagaatatgccattatgatagtccaggataacagagagggttggaattgaacgggttacatcagctccttgtttatgcagatgacgtgactatgttaggagaaaatccacgaactattagggaaaacacgggaattttacttgaagcaagtaaagggataggtttggaagtaaatcccgtaaagacaaaatatatgattatgtctcgtgaccagaatattgtacgaaatgggggaaaaaaatgcaaaatttatcctttgaagaggtggaaaaattcaaatatcttggagcaacagtaacaaatataaataatactggggaggaaattaaacgcagaataaatatgggaaatgcctgttattattctgttgagaagcttttattatccagtctgctcaaaaaaaacctgaaagttagaatttataaaacaattatattactggttcttctgtatggttgtgaaacttgggactctcgctttaagagaggaacagaggttaagagtgtttgagaataaggtgcttaggatgaTATTTAGGGCTAagtgagatgaagttacaggagaatggagaaaattacattatgcagaactgcatgcattttattcttcatctgacataattaggaacattaaatcgagacgtttgagatgggcaggggatgtagtatgtatgggcgaaaccagaaatgcatatagtgtgttagttgggaggcagaggCAATAAGACCTTTGAGGACGCCGAAACAAagatgtatttgagggaggtgggatatatgataatagagactggattaatcctacTCAAGATAGAAACTGatagcgggcttacgtgaggatgCCAATGAGagagaggagaggggagggggaggagagagagagatgtaTAGTAGTATATATAAGTAGGCTATTCTGTCTAATGTCCAACATTCTCTCCCTACAACATAACACTTCCTAAATATTActtagaaatgagatttttaaaaatttaatatgtttCTACTCCAAAGAACTGGATTCAATATGCCAATTATACTCCTGGCTTCACTTACtcttttttcaatttcaattacatGCTTCCCATCAGTTTCTAAAATTCACCTGAAACGTTTAAATTTATtcaccattttaatttatttttcagtctctAGCTTTTCTTCAGATTTCATTTTCGAGGTtacatattccattttcttttaatttatattgaacCTCCATTGTGTATACTCTTCTACTACTTTCCTCAGCAGTACCTATAGGATGCCTGGGTAATTATGACTTGGTCGTTAGCAGAAAGCAGTTTAGTACGTAAACAATTTTTTTGGTTCATTGAATTTCCTATTGTGATACATTTCCTCAACCAGTTCCTAACACAtacataaattcattcattctgtgttcttcccaaggacaggtatttcactgcaaacctagcattctccaatctttcctattttctgccttcctctttgtctcctcatatgatctatatattttaatgtcgtctatcgtctgatatcttcttccccgaactcttctcccattcaccattccttctagtgcatccttcagtcaacgacccaatcaattccttttcctcttcctgatcactttcagcatcattctttctttacccactctttccaacatagcttcatttcttattctgtctgtccacatcacacatttcattcttctccatatccacatttcaaatgcttctatttgcttctcttcacttcgtcgcaatatccatgtttctaccccatacaaagcacttcaatactcccttccttagttctttttctagaggtctgcagaagatgctccttttacatacataaatatatcgGTATTTTTATAAAGTACCAGTAATGGTGACAATCCCTTTGTAGCATTAAGACTTcccattttaatttcacatttattcCTCGAATATATTGATCTCAGAACTGCTATTGTGTCTTCACATATTCATGATTCTCttacggctaataataataataataataataataataataataataataataataataataataataataataacaataataatagtagtaataacaatagcaataataataataataataataataataataataataataataataataataatatggtatatATTTTGCAGGGAAAACTCAAACAAGAAGAATCTAAGGTGCATAATCTGCAGGATTTCCAAACGAAaacacacagacaatctcgcagaAGGCATCCACCATCTTACAGCTCCATCAATAACCAGAATATCAAGTTGAAAACTCTATACAGGAATGTGAGGAACTCCATACGTAAATATGTAAGTTGTGGCCAATTGAATTAACAGCCATCAATCCTTTGTGGCAACAATAAGTAGCCTAACAGATTAAAAATACCTTGTAGAAATATGAAGTGTATGGTCAGAACCTCGTAAGTTGTACCAAAAAAAgcattatatatattattcatGACATGAAAACATAAATACAGCTTCAGGAAGAAATATATCAAATAACACAGGTAGCCTTAAACTATTGTTTGGGACTGTAGTAGTACAAGTAACAATAGTATTACAAGTTTAgtaattatagtagtagtaatagtagtaagttTAGTAGAATTAGTAGGaccagtaggagtagtagtagtactttcAGCAACAGCAATTAGTATGTCATACTGGCAGTAGTATTAATAGCAGCAGTAACTTTAGTAGAAGCAGTAACAACAGTAATACATTAGTTTTAGGTCTTGTAGGAGCAACAGTACTACCTGTACCGGTAGTAACAGTACAAGTGATAGTATTATTAgcaatagttctagtattacgaTAACACTACTTTATTTTAAGATGCTTTTAACTGCAGATGGTATCAGAAAGAGCGAGAAAAAGACGTCAAATTCTGCCTGGAACCCTCTAACAGGAACAGGTTCTCTATACATTCCATAAATGTACCACAGCTTCAGTTCATCTCACAACAAacattgtttaaaatgtattGCCCTCAACCAAGTTAGAACATATTGCAACTGCTAACCATTACACCATCCACAACAAAATCAGAACGAGAAATTTACAATAATCCGGGAAGGAGATGATCAGATAGGCCTGTGTATGAAGCTTTCTAGAGACTCAAAACCCTATCTCGACAAACGTTTCTGTTATGAATTTCAGACTGCCTGTCTCTCAGACATCGAGACGCATATCAAGTACTTCATTGGCAAGATTCGGAGGGAAATATACTATTTTTGGGAAGGTGCCGTTGTCCAGGAAGAAGAAGACAATGTTCTTGAACCTGTATACGAGCTATTCCGTGTTGCCCATTATGATCCAGACAAAACGAGATACATAGTTCAGAAGTACAATGTTGACTTGTCAACAACAGACAAGTACAACGACACGCTACTGCAGATTGTAGTGAGAAACAACTACGTGTACACTGCAATGTTCCTCATCGAAAAGGGTGCAAACGTGAACGTCAAGAAGTCCTCCACAGGAAGAACTGCACTCATGGAAGCAGCAGAGCGAGGGTACGTAGAGATGGTGAAGCTGCTTCTCAACAATGGGTCAGATGTTACCCTGACAGACAAGAATGGCAACACTGCCATGCACTATGCAGCAAAGGGACGTGACAAGCACATCGTTCAGATGTTGGTACTGAAAGGTGCCAATCTTGAAGCAGAGAACAGCGATGGAGAAACACCTTTGTCTGTCAGCGAGAGTGCTGCCGTGACAAGAACCCTCATCATGGCAGGCGCTCTACCCAAAAGGGCACATCTGGTAACAGCAGCAGAGCAGAATGATGTGAAAACAGCCGAGCTGCTTCTAAATAATGGCGCAGACCCAAACCTCTACAGAAGGAACAAACTACCCTTGTCCGCAGCTGTTGAAAGGAACAATGTCAGAGTTGCCAAGATTCTACTGGAACTGGGCGCCAATGTCGATGGAGAAAGGGATTTGAATGGCAATGATCTTCCTCTGGCACTTGCAGCTAGGAATGGTCATCTGGAAATAGCACAGCTGTTGCTGGAAAAAGGCTCATCACTTGAAATCAACCACAGAGAATCACCCCTCCACATAGCTGTGCACTTGGGGCGTCTTGAGTTCTGTAAGCTTCTGATCTCTTATGGGGCCAGTCCTTTCcagaagggaaatacaagtaaAACGCCTTACGAAGTGGCAGTAGAAGAAAGCTATGACGACATTGCACATtactttataggcctacttcactatAATTCATCAAACAAGTCTTAGAGAAAGCACTGTAGTCAGCATGTTACATCAAGACATTCTACCAGTTACAATGAGAATAGTAATTCAACaacataccacagtctagtatatacagtcacgaagcttgagtttatgagggtactaggaacaatagactgtgcaggttcgcattgtctgtaatgaggcgatagta contains these protein-coding regions:
- the LOC138696310 gene encoding poly [ADP-ribose] polymerase tankyrase-1-like, which produces MKECRMVSASPISTLWSQEQTVPGPMVQLLLLQIAQLLQNDSCSSDQIYYTAQYRTLEKERQARNLNRNRCEMLESQLRTMLKKQRCYSSGYNDVIGKLKQEESKVHNLQDFQTKTHRQSRRRHPPSYSSINNQNIKLKTLYRNVRNSIRKYTACLSDIETHIKYFIGKIRREIYYFWEGAVVQEEEDNVLEPVYELFRVAHYDPDKTRYIVQKYNVDLSTTDKYNDTLLQIVVRNNYVYTAMFLIEKGANVNVKKSSTGRTALMEAAERGYVEMVKLLLNNGSDVTLTDKNGNTAMHYAAKGRDKHIVQMLVLKGANLEAENSDGETPLSVSESAAVTRTLIMAGALPKRAHLVTAAEQNDVKTAELLLNNGADPNLYRRNKLPLSAAVERNNVRVAKILLELGANVDGERDLNGNDLPLALAARNGHLEIAQLLLEKGSSLEINHRESPLHIAVHLGRLEFCKLLISYGASPFQKGNTSKTPYEVAVEESYDDIAHYFIGLLHYNSSNKS